The sequence below is a genomic window from Zhongshania aliphaticivorans.
CAAACAGAAAGAAAAAACCTTTGTTATCGAGAAAGCTCAGGGAGCTCATGGTTGCCCGCAACCGGCTAATTTGCGCCGCGCGGCTCTCGCCGACAAACTCCTTGCGAGTGGTTTCGATTAACGACAAACCCACCGCAACCTGCTGACGCAGATCGTTGTACAGCTGGCGATTAAGCTGGGTACGTTTAAATTCTAGGTACTCCATCGCCTTATCGACTTCGCGACGCAGAAGCTCGCGGCGCGACTCGATATAGCTATCACGCCAGGCCTCACTCTGCTGGGTATAGCGCTCGTACTCCTTGGCAATCCAGATGTAGCCGAGAATCGCCAAGGGAATCGCTGATAAAGCGACTAGGCTTATGAGATATATCTGTACTAAACTGCGCTTAGTACGCATGCGCAACCCTTGTTGTTATATAGCGAACGCAAGTGTTTCTTGCGATTTATTGAGACGAAAGCTTATCCAGTCTTAACACTTATCGCCAGTACCATTCACCTAAAACGTGAATACATTAATTAAGCACAGCAATAGCTTAGGATTTCATGATAGCCTAAGCTCACGATAATACGGTAACCGCCAGGACGGAATCATGACAGCAGAAGCCACGGTATACCTCGTTGAAGACGACGACGCGGTAAGAGATTCACTACAAATGGTGCTGGAATCGGTCGGCCACAAGGTCGCCAGCTATTCACGGGCCGATGCCTTTTTAGAAGACTACAGCGTTGATATGGCTGGCTGTATGGTACTGGATATTCGCATGCCAGGCATGAATGGCATGGAGTTACAGCGCCAACTCAATGCCCGCAACTCTATTTTGCCCATTATTTTTGTCACCGGCCACGGCGATGTCCCCATGGCAGTTGATGCGATGCAACGCGGCGCCGTCGATTTTGTACAAAAGCCGTATCGCGAAGAAGAACTGCTCGGCAAGATTCAACAAGCCATTACCGCCGACATTGAAAATCGTGCAGATCTTGAAGAAAAGCACAAAATTCGCGCCAAATTGACCGATTTAACTCCACGTGAAACCCAGGTTATGGAGCTGATGATTGAAGGCAAGGCGAATAAAGTCATCGCCTACGACCTCGACATTAGCCAGCGCACGGTCGAAATCCACCGCGCCCGCGTTATGGAGAAAATGGGCGTGCGCTCATTGGCCCACCTCGTCCGCATGGTAATGGCAGCAGAAGAGAACAACAGCTAGCGCTTGCCGCCAAGCAGCTCGTCCATCCGCACCAACGCGTTCAGCAGCCCAGCCACCGGCAGCTGTTGACCGCGAAAATATTCCTGCGCCATTGGCGTAATTCCGCATGCATTTGGCAGCGCCTGCTGCTCCGCCACGAGAAAATGCATCTTGGGAATAAAGACAAACTGCAACCACTGGGCAAAACTCAGCGTATCCACCGCAAACGGCTGCTCA
It includes:
- a CDS encoding response regulator transcription factor: MTAEATVYLVEDDDAVRDSLQMVLESVGHKVASYSRADAFLEDYSVDMAGCMVLDIRMPGMNGMELQRQLNARNSILPIIFVTGHGDVPMAVDAMQRGAVDFVQKPYREEELLGKIQQAITADIENRADLEEKHKIRAKLTDLTPRETQVMELMIEGKANKVIAYDLDISQRTVEIHRARVMEKMGVRSLAHLVRMVMAAEENNS
- a CDS encoding YqcC family protein → MSHYHQVAEVLIDIEAEMRQIGCWDAVAPAPQALRSEQPFAVDTLSFAQWLQFVFIPKMHFLVAEQQALPNACGITPMAQEYFRGQQLPVAGLLNALVRMDELLGGKR